The Flavobacterium sp. K5-23 genome segment CAACCTTTCCATAATGTAGCCAAAGTTACTCTTTGGGCCAGAGAAATTGGTTATACTTCGATAGGACATGATCTCATTTTTGGTTTGCCTTTTCAGGAAATTGAAGATATAGTGGACACAATTGAGAAAACAAAATCATTACAACCGGATCGATTAGCATTTTATAGCTATGCTCATGTACCCTGGATAAAAGGAAACGGGCAACGCGGTTTTAAAGACGAAGACATTCCAAAAGACGAAAAGAAAAGAATGCTTTACGAAATAGGTAAAGATTTGTTGTATAAGAATGACTATCACGAAATAGGAATGGATCATTTTGCCTTAAAAAAAGATAGTTTATACGATTCTTTTCAAAACGGCAAACTGCATCGTAATTTTATGGGATACAGTTCATCAAAAACACAACTTATGATTGGATTAGGAGTTTCTTCAATCAGTGACAGTTGGTATAGTTTTGCTCAAAATGTAAAAAAAATAGAAGAATATTACGAGTTATTGAAGAACGATATGCTTCCCGTTTTTAGAGGGCATCTATTGACTGATGAAGACCTCATCATTAGAAAACACATTCTGAATTTAATGTGTAAGTTTGAAACTACTTGGAAAGACAAATCAAATTATTTCAAAGAAATCCCAGAAATATTGATTCAATTAAAAGAAATGGAAAAAGACGGATTCTTAATTATGATAGAAGACGGAATTCAGGTGACTGAAGCAGGGAAACCTTATGTGCGAAACATTTGTATGGCATTTGACCTTCGTCTCAAAAGAAAAGCTCCTGAAACAGCTTTGTTTTCAATGACTATTTAATAAAATATAAACGTTAACAAATATTGACAAAAACCAGAATTATATTATTATAAAATCAGACACAATCCCAGTAGTTT includes the following:
- the hemN gene encoding oxygen-independent coproporphyrinogen III oxidase; the protein is MKNSLLQKYNVPGPRYTSYPTVPYWEETDFTNQIWLETLKKSFIESNSKEGISLYIHLPFCESLCTFCGCNKRITKNHDLENPYIEAVLKEWSMYCNILEEKPKVKEIHLGGGTPTFFSIENLEYLINGVFCTAEKAKDYEFSFEGHPNNTTRAHLQKLYDLGFRRVSFGVQDYSEKVQKAIHREQPFHNVAKVTLWAREIGYTSIGHDLIFGLPFQEIEDIVDTIEKTKSLQPDRLAFYSYAHVPWIKGNGQRGFKDEDIPKDEKKRMLYEIGKDLLYKNDYHEIGMDHFALKKDSLYDSFQNGKLHRNFMGYSSSKTQLMIGLGVSSISDSWYSFAQNVKKIEEYYELLKNDMLPVFRGHLLTDEDLIIRKHILNLMCKFETTWKDKSNYFKEIPEILIQLKEMEKDGFLIMIEDGIQVTEAGKPYVRNICMAFDLRLKRKAPETALFSMTI